A section of the Halichoerus grypus chromosome 11, mHalGry1.hap1.1, whole genome shotgun sequence genome encodes:
- the LOC118528779 gene encoding LOW QUALITY PROTEIN: olfactory receptor 52A5-like (The sequence of the model RefSeq protein was modified relative to this genomic sequence to represent the inferred CDS: inserted 1 base in 1 codon; deleted 1 base in 1 codon) yields the protein MLIPNGSVFMPASXTLTGIPGLELVQHWIGISFCVMYFLAVIGNSLILGIIKYEHSLHKPIYIFWAMLGATDIALSTCILPKMLSIFWFHLPEISFAACLLQMWFIHSFQAIESGILLAMALDRHVVICIPLRHATIFSQQSLTHIAVGVTLRAAILIAPSIVLIKCRLKLYRTTVISHTYCEHMAIVKLATEDVRINKIYGLFVAFSILGFDIIFITLSYIQIFITVFQLPQKEARFKAFNTCIAHICVFLQFYLLAFFSFFTHRFGAHIPPYVHILLSNLYLLVPPFLNPIVYGVKTKQICDHVLKIFFSKNPS from the exons ATGCTCATACCCAATGGTTCTGTCTTCATGCCTGCAT TAACACTCACTGGGATTCCTGGGCTGGAGTTAGTGCAGCATTGGATTGGGATTTCATTCTGTGTCATGTATTTCCTTGCTGTGATTGGGAATTCCCTAATTTTAGGTATAATCAAATATGAGCACAGCCTCCATAAGCCCATATACATATTTTGGGCCATGCTGGGGGCCACAGACATTGCACTTAGCACTTGCATTCTTCCCAAAATGTTAAGCATCTTCTGGTTTCATTTGCCAGAGATTTCCTTTGCAGCCTGCCTTCTACAAATGTGGTTTATTCACTCATTCCAGGCAATTGAATCAGGCATCCTACTGGCAATGGCCCTAGATCGCCATGTGGTCATCTGTATCCCCTTGAGACACGCCACCATCTTCTCCCAACAATCCTTGACTCACATTGCAGTTGGGGTGACACTCAGGGCTGCTATTCTTATAGCACCATCCATTGTGCTCATCAAATGTCGTCTTAAACTCTACCGAACTACAGTCATCTCCCATACTTATTGTGAGCACATGGCCATCGTGAAGCTGGCCACTGAAGATGTCCGGATCAACAAGATATATGGTCTTTTTGTTGCCTTCAGTATCTTAGGGTTTGACATAATCTTCATCACTTtgtcttacattcaaatc tttatCACTGTGTTTCAGTTGCCCCAGAAGGAGGCACGATTCAAGGCCTTTAATACCTGCATTGCCCACATCTGTGTCTTCCTACAGTTCTACCTCCttgccttcttctctttcttcacacATAGGTTTGGTGCTCACATACCACCATATGTTCACATTCTCTTATCAAACCTGTACCTGTTAGTCCCTCCTTTCCTCAACCCTATAGTCTATGGCGTGAAGACCAAACAAATTTGTGACCatgtcctgaaaatatttttctccaaaaatcCATCTTGA
- the LOC118528780 gene encoding olfactory receptor 52A1 has translation MPISNITVFMPSVLTLIGIPGLESVQCWIGIPFCAIYFIAMIGNSMLLITIKSESSLHEPMYIFIGMLGVTDIALATTIMPKMLGIFWFHVPEIYFDSCLLQMWLIHSFQCIESGILLAMALDRYVAICYPLRHGTIFTHQLITKIGAMVTLRAAILVAPCLVLIKCRFQFYHTTIISHSYCEHMAIVKLAAENVRVNKIYGLFVAFAVAGFDLTFITLSYIQIFITVFRLPQKKARWKALNTCIAHICVFLQFYLLAFFSFFAHRFGAHVPPYIHILFSSLYLLVPPFLNPLVYGAKTKQIHIHVVKMLCS, from the coding sequence ATGCCCATCTCCAATATTACAGTCTTCATGCCTTCTGTATTGACACTAATAGGGATCCCAGGCCTAGAGTCTGTGCAGTGCTGGATCGGGATTCCATTCTGTGCCATATATTTCATTGCTATGATTGGAAATTCCATGCTTCTGATCACCATCAAGTCAGAGAGCAGCCTCCATGAGCCCATGTACATTTTCATAGGCATGCTAGGAGTCACAGATATTGCACTTGCAACCACCATTATGCCCAAGATGCTTGGCATATTCTGGTTTCATGTGCCAGAGATTTATTTTGATTCTTGCTTGCTTCAAATGTGGCTCATCCACTCATTTCAGTGCATAGAGTCAGGCATCCTCCTGGCCATGGCCCTGGACCGTTATGTGGCCATCTGTTATCCACTAAGACATGGTACCATCTTCACCCACCAGCTGATTACCAAAATAGGGGCTATGGTAACACTCAGGGCTGCCATTCTGGTAGCCCCATGCCTAGTACTCATAAAGTGCCGGTTTCAATTTTACCATACAACCATCATCTCCCACTCCTACTGTGAGCATATGGCCATCGTGAAACTGGCTGCAGAAAATGTGCGGGTCAACAAAATCTATGGTTTGTTTGTGGCATTTGCTGTTGCTGGGTTCGACCTCACCTTCATCACTTTGTCCTACATACAGATATTTATCACAGTTTTTCGTTTGCCCCAGAAGAAGGCTCGGTGGAAAGCACTCAATACCTGCATCGCCCACATCTGTGTCTTCCTCCAGTTCTACCTCCTcgccttcttctctttcttcgcACATAGGTTTGGTGCTCATGTTCCCCCTTATATCCATATCCTCTTTTCTAGCCTCTACTTGCTGGTCCCCCCATTTCTCAATCCACTTGTCTATGGTGCCAAGACCAAGCAGATCCACATTCATGTGGTAAAGATGTTGTGTTCATAA